In Bradyrhizobium guangxiense, the following are encoded in one genomic region:
- a CDS encoding TetR/AcrR family transcriptional regulator → MVQKSKGPPAAPEPPKRRGRPRAYEPEVALGKALDLFRRQGFAATSLDDLSEATGMNRPSLYGAFGDKRELYIKSYQRYREEARASMAAIFREEMPVRQRLERIFASALDIYLSGETGPRGCFTVVTAASEAVGDPEIRAMVLDGLSELDKAFASCFRRAKEKGELPESADPAVLAQIASATVHSIAIRSRARVSRKELEAIVKGAIDVMVGAGAKP, encoded by the coding sequence ATGGTACAAAAATCGAAGGGGCCGCCCGCCGCGCCCGAGCCGCCAAAGCGCCGCGGCCGCCCGCGCGCCTACGAGCCAGAGGTCGCACTCGGCAAGGCGCTCGACCTGTTCCGCAGACAGGGGTTTGCCGCGACTTCGCTCGACGATCTCAGCGAAGCCACCGGCATGAATCGCCCGAGCCTCTACGGCGCCTTCGGCGACAAGCGCGAGCTCTACATCAAGAGCTATCAGCGCTACCGCGAGGAGGCGCGGGCCTCCATGGCTGCGATCTTTCGCGAGGAAATGCCCGTGCGCCAGCGGCTGGAGCGGATCTTCGCCTCTGCGCTGGACATCTATCTGTCCGGCGAGACCGGTCCGCGCGGCTGCTTCACGGTGGTGACCGCCGCGTCGGAGGCCGTTGGCGATCCCGAGATCCGCGCCATGGTGCTCGACGGGCTCAGCGAACTCGACAAGGCCTTTGCAAGCTGCTTCCGCCGCGCGAAAGAAAAGGGCGAGTTGCCGGAGAGTGCCGATCCGGCGGTGCTGGCCCAGATCGCGTCAGCCACCGTCCACAGCATCGCCATTCGCTCGCGCGCGCGCGTGTCACGCAAGGAGCTGGAGGCGATCGTCAAGGGCGCGATCGACGTGATGGTGGGAGCGGGCGCCAAGCCCTGA
- a CDS encoding RNA polymerase sigma factor, whose protein sequence is MSETDAAWIETALSSARPQAVGALLRYFRDLDTAEEAFQNACLRALKTWPQNGPPRDPAAWLIMVGRNVAIDEVRRARKQQPLPEDDQAISDLDDAEGALAERLDGSHYRDDILRLMFICCHPQLPATQQIALALRIVSGLTVKQIARAFLVSDAAMEQRITRAKAKVAEAGTPFETPGAVERSERLAGVAAMIYLIFNEGYSASGDTAEIRKPLCEEAIRLARLLLRLFPSEPEIMGLTALILLQHARSAARFAADGSLILLDDQDRSLWNGTMIAEGLALIDKAMRHRRSGPYQIQAAIAALHARAATPEETDWTQIDLLYGALEVVQPSPVVTLNRAVAVSKVRGPQAALELIEPLAPKLGNYFHFYGVRGAFLMQLSRNDEARVAFDRAIALANTSAEAAHIRMHLDRLIRDSQPKAKEGAKAR, encoded by the coding sequence GTGAGCGAGACCGATGCCGCCTGGATCGAGACTGCGCTGAGCTCGGCGCGCCCTCAGGCGGTCGGCGCTCTGCTGCGTTATTTTCGCGACCTCGATACGGCGGAGGAAGCGTTCCAGAACGCCTGCCTTCGCGCGCTGAAGACCTGGCCGCAGAACGGGCCGCCGCGGGATCCAGCGGCGTGGCTGATCATGGTCGGCCGCAACGTCGCGATCGACGAAGTTCGCCGCGCCCGCAAGCAGCAGCCGTTGCCGGAGGACGACCAGGCGATCTCCGATCTCGATGATGCCGAAGGCGCGCTGGCCGAGCGGCTCGACGGCTCGCACTACCGCGACGACATCTTGCGCTTGATGTTCATCTGCTGTCATCCGCAATTGCCGGCGACGCAGCAGATCGCGCTGGCGCTGCGCATCGTCTCGGGCCTTACCGTGAAGCAGATCGCGCGCGCCTTCCTGGTTTCGGACGCGGCGATGGAGCAGCGCATCACGCGCGCCAAGGCGAAGGTCGCGGAAGCCGGCACACCGTTCGAAACGCCCGGCGCGGTCGAGCGCTCCGAGCGCCTCGCCGGCGTCGCGGCGATGATCTATTTGATCTTCAACGAGGGCTATTCGGCAAGTGGCGACACCGCAGAGATCCGCAAGCCGCTCTGCGAGGAGGCGATCCGGCTGGCGCGCCTGCTGCTCAGGCTGTTTCCGAGCGAGCCGGAGATCATGGGGCTCACGGCGCTCATCTTGCTGCAGCATGCACGCAGCGCCGCGCGCTTTGCCGCAGATGGCTCGCTGATCCTGCTGGACGACCAGGATCGATCGCTGTGGAACGGCACCATGATTGCGGAAGGGTTGGCGCTGATCGACAAGGCGATGCGCCATCGCCGCAGCGGACCCTATCAGATCCAGGCCGCGATCGCTGCGCTGCATGCCCGCGCAGCGACGCCGGAGGAGACCGACTGGACGCAGATCGACCTGCTTTACGGCGCGCTCGAAGTGGTGCAGCCCTCACCGGTGGTGACGCTCAACCGTGCAGTTGCGGTGTCCAAGGTGCGCGGGCCGCAGGCCGCGCTCGAGCTGATCGAGCCTCTGGCGCCCAAGCTTGGCAACTACTTCCATTTTTACGGCGTGCGCGGCGCTTTCCTGATGCAGCTCAGCCGTAACGACGAAGCCCGCGTCGCCTTCGACCGCGCCATTGCGCTTGCCAACACCTCGGCGGAAGCCGCCCATATCCGCATGCATCTCGATCGCCTGATCCGGGACAGCCAGCCGAAGGCAAAGGAAGGCGCGAAGGCGAGATAG
- a CDS encoding 2-hydroxyacid dehydrogenase codes for MTMGTLAVLINSTQQNWLPERWKARFDAVCGGRRVVLLPDSGLDPAEVHYAAVWKPVPGDLGSFPNLRAIFNLGAGVDALMADKSLPDVPLVRVAVPDLTNRMTEYVVLHVLMHHRQELYLRQSQREKRWEPKYQWPAAAVTVGVMGLGTLGADAADVLRRLGFRVVGWSRSPRAIDGVDCFHGAAQIDAFLRKTDILVCLLPLTPETHGILNRDAFAKLNRASPLGAPVLINAGRGGLQNEADILACLDDGTLGAASLDVFVQEPQPADSRFWTHPKVVLTPHNAADTDADAISAYVAEQIARFEAGGALENVVDRARGY; via the coding sequence ATGACCATGGGCACATTGGCCGTCCTGATCAACAGCACGCAGCAGAACTGGCTGCCGGAGCGCTGGAAGGCCCGGTTCGACGCGGTCTGCGGCGGCCGCCGCGTGGTGCTGCTGCCGGATTCCGGGCTCGATCCGGCCGAGGTGCACTATGCCGCGGTATGGAAGCCGGTGCCGGGCGACCTCGGCTCGTTTCCCAATCTGCGGGCCATCTTCAATCTCGGCGCAGGCGTCGATGCGCTGATGGCGGACAAGAGCCTGCCTGACGTGCCGCTGGTCCGCGTCGCCGTGCCCGACCTCACCAACCGCATGACCGAATACGTCGTGCTGCACGTGCTGATGCACCACCGCCAGGAGCTCTATCTCAGGCAATCACAGCGCGAGAAGCGCTGGGAGCCGAAATATCAGTGGCCGGCCGCCGCCGTCACGGTCGGCGTCATGGGATTGGGCACGCTCGGCGCGGATGCGGCCGACGTGCTGCGCCGGCTCGGCTTCCGGGTCGTCGGCTGGAGCCGCAGTCCGCGCGCGATCGATGGCGTCGACTGCTTCCATGGCGCCGCGCAGATCGATGCCTTCCTGCGCAAGACCGACATCCTGGTCTGCCTGCTGCCGCTGACGCCGGAGACGCATGGCATCCTCAACCGCGACGCTTTCGCAAAACTCAACCGCGCCAGCCCGCTCGGCGCGCCGGTGCTGATCAATGCCGGCCGCGGCGGCTTGCAGAACGAAGCCGATATCCTGGCCTGCCTCGATGACGGCACGTTGGGTGCCGCCTCGCTCGACGTCTTCGTGCAGGAGCCGCAGCCCGCGGACAGCCGGTTCTGGACCCACCCCAAGGTGGTGCTGACGCCGCACAACGCCGCCGATACCGACGCGGACGCAATCTCGGCCTATGTCGCCGAGCAGATCGCGCGGTTCGAGGCGGGCGGCGCGCTGGAAAACGTGGTGGACCGGGCAAGGGGCTATTAG
- a CDS encoding SRPBCC family protein: MLKAIAIIAIVLAAGIAGVLAFALAKPDTFRVERSLAVKAPAGAIYPQVADFRRWTAWSPYESRDPDMKRTFGGAAEGRGATYAWDGNNNVGAGHMEILEASGPSKLRIKLDFERPFEGHNTAEFTFVPQGDATLVTWAMYGPAPFLSKVMQVFINMDSMIGKDFEAGLAALKKLTERQ, encoded by the coding sequence ATGCTGAAAGCCATTGCCATCATCGCCATCGTGCTCGCCGCCGGCATAGCCGGGGTTCTCGCCTTTGCTTTGGCGAAACCCGACACATTCCGCGTCGAGCGCAGCCTCGCCGTGAAGGCGCCGGCGGGCGCGATCTACCCGCAGGTGGCCGATTTCCGCCGCTGGACCGCCTGGTCGCCCTATGAGAGCCGCGATCCCGACATGAAACGGACCTTCGGCGGAGCCGCGGAAGGACGGGGCGCGACCTATGCCTGGGACGGCAACAACAATGTCGGCGCCGGCCATATGGAGATCCTGGAGGCGAGCGGGCCGTCGAAGCTTCGCATCAAGCTCGATTTCGAGCGGCCGTTCGAAGGCCACAACACTGCCGAGTTCACCTTTGTGCCGCAAGGCGATGCCACACTCGTCACATGGGCGATGTACGGTCCGGCGCCGTTCCTGTCCAAGGTGATGCAGGTGTTCATCAACATGGACAGCATGATCGGCAAGGATTTCGAGGCAGGCCTCGCCGCCCTCAAGAAGCTCACCGAGAGGCAATAA
- a CDS encoding substrate-binding periplasmic protein, with amino-acid sequence MKAFASAIVAAAIILSGPAQARTLEAIRSSGVIGLCAHPNSLPFAQKAGDPPGFQVEFGRVLARELGVSLRLDWIITQYQMRSAGCDILLDVIADREAQGETRLRISKPYYRTGVALAVPSSSTLTSFRSLNEATRVGVQVGSIAAMIIGQRRVPTSTFGFETDSLEAVSNHEIDAAAVTPTAASYFNLTHPDKKLQILDRDESVVDLNWNVAVGMIRPDDALRDAIDGAVERLRSDGTIDRIYGRYGIVLQAPR; translated from the coding sequence ATGAAGGCATTCGCTTCGGCCATCGTCGCTGCCGCCATCATTCTGTCAGGACCGGCGCAGGCGCGAACCCTGGAGGCGATCCGATCGAGCGGCGTGATCGGGCTGTGCGCGCATCCCAATTCGCTTCCCTTTGCGCAGAAGGCCGGCGATCCCCCCGGCTTTCAGGTCGAGTTCGGCCGGGTCCTGGCGCGCGAGCTCGGCGTCTCGCTCAGGCTCGACTGGATCATCACCCAGTATCAGATGCGTAGCGCCGGCTGCGACATTCTTCTGGATGTCATCGCCGACCGCGAAGCGCAGGGCGAAACCCGCCTGAGGATCTCGAAGCCGTACTATCGCACAGGCGTCGCGCTCGCGGTGCCGTCATCCAGCACGCTCACCTCGTTCAGGAGCCTCAACGAGGCGACCAGGGTGGGCGTGCAGGTTGGTTCGATCGCAGCCATGATCATCGGCCAACGGCGCGTGCCGACGTCGACCTTCGGCTTCGAGACCGACAGCCTGGAGGCCGTGTCGAACCACGAGATCGATGCTGCCGCAGTCACGCCCACCGCAGCGAGCTATTTCAATCTGACGCATCCGGACAAGAAGCTCCAGATCCTGGATCGCGACGAGAGCGTCGTTGACCTCAACTGGAACGTCGCCGTCGGCATGATCCGTCCGGATGATGCGTTGCGCGACGCCATCGACGGAGCAGTGGAGCGGCTGCGAAGCGACGGCACGATCGACCGGATCTACGGCCGCTATGGGATCGTGCTGCAGGCGCCGAGATAG
- a CDS encoding YciI family protein, with protein sequence MLYAILCYHDEDFVGSWSKEQDEAVMKKLAVVQEKLTSQGRLGPVARLLPTTAAATLRKEAPPLVLDGPYAETKEQLLGFYIVDCKNLDDALDVARDLGAANPGGAYEVRPVGVFRPGGNLT encoded by the coding sequence ATGCTTTATGCCATCCTTTGCTATCACGATGAGGACTTCGTCGGCTCCTGGAGCAAGGAGCAGGACGAGGCCGTGATGAAGAAGCTCGCCGTGGTGCAGGAGAAGCTCACGAGCCAGGGCCGGCTCGGCCCGGTGGCGCGGTTGTTGCCGACCACGGCCGCCGCCACTCTGCGCAAGGAGGCCCCGCCGCTGGTGCTCGACGGCCCCTATGCCGAGACCAAGGAGCAGTTGCTCGGCTTCTACATCGTGGATTGCAAGAACCTCGACGACGCCCTCGACGTCGCGCGCGATCTCGGCGCCGCCAATCCCGGCGGTGCCTATGAGGTGCGTCCCGTCGGCGTATTTCGGCCCGGAGGAAACCTGACGTGA
- a CDS encoding VOC family protein: MLNPYLFYQDNCEAAFNYYTKVLGGKIEAMMRASDAPPEVPAAPGREKMIMHARMSLPDGSVLMASDAPAEHFHKPQGFSISLTVKDPADGERKFNALADGGSVTMPFSKTFWAKGFGMCVDKFGIPWMVNCPAEGM; encoded by the coding sequence ATGCTCAATCCCTACCTGTTCTACCAGGACAATTGCGAAGCCGCGTTCAACTATTACACCAAGGTTCTCGGCGGCAAGATCGAGGCGATGATGCGCGCGTCGGATGCGCCGCCGGAGGTGCCGGCCGCGCCCGGCCGCGAGAAGATGATCATGCATGCCCGCATGTCGCTCCCCGACGGCAGCGTGCTGATGGCCTCCGACGCGCCGGCAGAGCACTTTCACAAGCCGCAGGGCTTCTCGATCTCGCTCACAGTCAAGGATCCCGCGGATGGCGAGCGCAAGTTCAACGCGCTCGCCGACGGCGGCAGCGTGACCATGCCGTTCAGCAAGACGTTCTGGGCCAAGGGCTTTGGCATGTGCGTCGACAAGTTCGGCATTCCCTGGATGGTGAACTGTCCAGCCGAGGGTATGTGA
- a CDS encoding methyl-accepting chemotaxis protein produces MRASLGLRMRITVALAITAAATALFAVLGAMWIIAGIIDRADQRELRSHYDALQSRIAEESHRAAAMSTVVAAMPATQDAIARQDRNALIALFGPVFAATKSDYGVEQFQFHVAPATSFLRVHQPAKFGDDLSGFRKTVLVANQDRRVVVGLEGGVAGLGIRGVVPVTQGDKHLGTVEFGLTFGQSFLDDFKANRHIDIAFHLADGSGFKLFGGTLKGKSFFDAADYGRATAGSFTVKQAKLDNTAVAALLGPIKDFSGKPLGAVELVMDNADYEASADRAWLLAIGIAALGLLLAAIVGYLIARGISQPILSITSVMRELADGRLDVAIPASKANDEVGAMVKAVAVFRDNAVNFDKLQAEQVEVKAQSEAEKRRAFATLADNFEASIRDVVTTVSSAAVEMEHTARSMSAIVEQSRQQTSAVSSASALASENVQTVAAAAEELSSSMTEISRRLAHATEVVGKAASDGRRSNERVQSLADAAQKIGDVVSFISGIAGQTNLLALNATIEAARAGEAGRGFAVVASEVKALATQTAKATEEIGAQVTAVQGETSGAVDGIQSICATIREVDEISAAIAAAVGQQGTATQEIAQNVQQAAARTGEVSQNISGVTAGIAATGTAAEEVLGSAIELSKQSQRLRDEVDRFLAQIRAV; encoded by the coding sequence ATGCGCGCCAGTCTCGGCCTCAGGATGCGGATCACGGTCGCCCTTGCGATCACGGCGGCAGCGACTGCCTTGTTTGCCGTGCTCGGGGCGATGTGGATCATCGCCGGGATCATCGACCGCGCCGATCAGCGCGAGCTGCGCAGCCACTATGATGCCCTTCAATCGCGCATTGCCGAGGAATCCCACCGCGCCGCCGCCATGAGCACGGTGGTGGCCGCGATGCCGGCGACGCAAGACGCGATCGCCAGGCAGGACCGCAACGCCCTGATCGCCCTGTTCGGGCCGGTGTTTGCCGCGACCAAATCGGACTACGGCGTCGAGCAGTTCCAGTTCCATGTGGCGCCGGCGACCTCGTTCCTGCGCGTGCATCAGCCCGCGAAGTTCGGCGACGATCTCTCCGGCTTCCGCAAGACGGTTCTGGTCGCCAATCAGGATCGCAGGGTCGTGGTCGGCCTCGAGGGCGGCGTCGCCGGCCTCGGCATCCGCGGAGTGGTCCCCGTCACGCAAGGCGACAAGCATCTCGGCACCGTCGAATTCGGCTTGACCTTCGGCCAGTCCTTCCTCGACGACTTCAAGGCCAACCGCCACATCGACATCGCCTTCCATCTTGCCGACGGCTCGGGCTTCAAATTGTTCGGCGGCACGCTGAAGGGCAAGAGCTTCTTCGACGCGGCCGATTACGGCCGTGCCACCGCCGGCAGCTTCACCGTGAAGCAGGCCAAACTGGACAATACGGCGGTCGCAGCGCTGCTCGGACCGATCAAGGACTTCTCCGGAAAGCCGCTCGGCGCCGTCGAGCTGGTGATGGACAATGCCGATTACGAAGCCTCCGCCGACCGCGCCTGGCTGCTCGCGATCGGCATCGCCGCGCTGGGGCTCTTGCTGGCGGCCATCGTCGGCTATCTCATCGCCCGCGGCATCTCGCAGCCCATTCTGTCGATCACGAGCGTGATGCGTGAGCTCGCAGATGGCCGACTCGACGTCGCCATACCCGCCAGCAAGGCGAATGACGAAGTCGGCGCGATGGTGAAGGCGGTCGCGGTATTCCGCGACAATGCCGTCAACTTCGACAAGCTCCAGGCCGAGCAGGTCGAGGTCAAGGCACAGTCCGAAGCGGAGAAGCGCCGCGCCTTCGCCACGCTCGCTGACAATTTCGAGGCCAGCATCCGCGACGTCGTCACCACCGTCTCATCGGCGGCGGTCGAGATGGAGCATACCGCGCGCTCGATGTCGGCGATCGTCGAGCAGTCTCGGCAGCAAACGAGCGCAGTGTCGTCGGCTTCGGCGCTGGCCTCGGAGAATGTGCAGACGGTCGCGGCCGCGGCGGAAGAATTGTCCTCGTCGATGACCGAGATCAGCCGCCGCCTCGCCCACGCGACCGAGGTGGTCGGCAAGGCCGCCAGCGACGGGCGGCGCTCGAACGAGCGTGTGCAGAGCCTCGCAGATGCCGCGCAGAAGATCGGCGACGTCGTTTCCTTCATCAGCGGCATCGCCGGCCAGACCAACCTGCTGGCGCTGAACGCAACGATCGAAGCGGCGCGCGCAGGCGAAGCCGGCCGCGGCTTCGCCGTGGTCGCTTCCGAGGTCAAAGCATTGGCGACGCAGACGGCGAAGGCGACCGAGGAGATCGGCGCGCAGGTCACTGCGGTGCAGGGCGAGACATCGGGCGCGGTGGACGGCATCCAGTCGATCTGCGCGACGATTCGAGAGGTCGATGAAATCTCCGCCGCGATCGCCGCTGCCGTCGGCCAGCAGGGCACGGCGACGCAGGAGATCGCACAGAACGTCCAGCAGGCCGCCGCCCGCACCGGCGAGGTCTCGCAAAACATTTCCGGTGTCACTGCCGGCATCGCCGCGACGGGCACCGCAGCAGAGGAAGTGCTGGGTTCGGCGATCGAGCTGTCGAAGCAGTCGCAGCGGCTGCGGGATGAGGTCGATCGTTTCCTGGCGCAGATCCGCGCGGTGTAA
- a CDS encoding SDR family NAD(P)-dependent oxidoreductase produces the protein MPPAPQKVALVTGAARGIGLATAKKFLAEGWRVALLDIEGELLGRAVAEIGQDEATLALTCDVSDATAVGAAIAAVERRFGRLDALVNNAGIAVFAPLMETSDADWRRVLEVNLTGPFLCTKAAVPLMREGDGGAIVNITSISAVRASTLRSAYGTSKAGLAHLTKQLAVELASLNIRVNAVAPGPVDTAMAKQVHTKEIRADYHDAIPLNRYGLEEELAEAIYFLCSANASYITGQILAVDGGFDAAGIGLPTLRGQRRNG, from the coding sequence ATGCCGCCCGCCCCGCAGAAAGTCGCCCTCGTCACTGGAGCCGCACGCGGCATCGGACTTGCGACCGCGAAGAAGTTCTTGGCCGAGGGCTGGCGCGTGGCCCTGCTCGACATCGAGGGCGAGTTGCTCGGCCGCGCGGTCGCCGAGATCGGCCAGGACGAAGCGACTTTGGCGTTGACCTGCGACGTGTCCGACGCGACCGCAGTCGGCGCGGCGATCGCAGCGGTTGAGCGACGGTTCGGCCGGCTGGACGCGCTCGTCAACAATGCCGGCATCGCGGTATTCGCGCCGCTGATGGAGACGTCGGACGCCGACTGGCGCCGCGTGCTCGAGGTCAACCTCACCGGGCCGTTCCTCTGCACCAAGGCCGCCGTGCCCCTGATGCGCGAGGGCGATGGCGGCGCCATCGTCAACATCACCTCGATCTCGGCGGTGCGCGCCTCGACGCTGCGCTCGGCCTACGGCACCAGCAAGGCCGGGCTCGCGCACCTGACCAAGCAGCTCGCGGTCGAGCTCGCCTCCCTCAACATCCGCGTCAACGCGGTCGCGCCGGGGCCGGTCGACACGGCGATGGCGAAGCAGGTGCATACCAAGGAGATCCGCGCGGATTATCACGACGCCATTCCGCTCAACCGCTATGGCCTCGAGGAGGAGCTTGCGGAAGCGATCTACTTCCTGTGCTCGGCGAATGCGAGCTACATCACCGGCCAAATTTTGGCCGTTGATGGCGGCTTCGATGCAGCAGGTATCGGCCTGCCGACGCTGCGCGGGCAAAGGCGCAACGGGTAG
- a CDS encoding TetR/AcrR family transcriptional regulator, protein MSWRKEQRRAERGYHHGNLKEALLQAALGLIAEKGAAGFTFADAARMAGVSAAAPYRHFRDRDELLSSIAQRGFEQFEARLTAAWDDGRPDTVTAFERVGKAYLAFAREEPAFYNAMFESGLPVDANPALLAASERAFNIIRAAAERLAALAPPGMPRPPAMMMALHIWSMAHGVASLFSRGDAARRKLPMSPDELLEAEVLIYLRGLGFPTDRRPAAKAAEPPPVPPEASSGSRPPPAGPWGKPK, encoded by the coding sequence ATGAGCTGGCGCAAGGAGCAGCGCCGCGCCGAGCGCGGCTATCATCACGGCAATCTGAAGGAAGCCTTGTTGCAGGCCGCTCTCGGGCTGATCGCCGAGAAGGGCGCGGCCGGCTTCACCTTTGCCGATGCCGCACGCATGGCCGGCGTCAGCGCGGCGGCGCCCTATCGGCATTTCCGCGACCGCGACGAGCTGCTGTCCTCGATCGCCCAGCGCGGCTTCGAGCAGTTCGAGGCGCGCCTGACCGCAGCCTGGGACGACGGGCGGCCCGACACCGTCACCGCGTTCGAGCGCGTCGGCAAGGCTTATCTCGCCTTCGCCCGCGAGGAGCCCGCCTTCTACAACGCGATGTTCGAGTCCGGTCTGCCGGTCGATGCCAATCCGGCGCTGCTGGCCGCCAGCGAGCGCGCTTTCAACATCATTCGCGCCGCGGCCGAGCGGCTTGCGGCGCTGGCGCCGCCCGGCATGCCGCGGCCGCCGGCCATGATGATGGCGCTGCACATCTGGTCGATGGCGCACGGCGTCGCCTCGCTGTTCTCGCGTGGCGATGCCGCGCGCCGTAAGCTGCCGATGTCGCCAGACGAGTTGCTCGAGGCCGAGGTGCTGATCTATCTGCGCGGCCTCGGCTTCCCGACCGACCGCCGTCCTGCAGCGAAGGCCGCCGAGCCGCCGCCGGTGCCACCGGAGGCTTCCTCCGGTTCGAGGCCGCCGCCCGCTGGCCCCTGGGGCAAGCCGAAATAA
- a CDS encoding YciI family protein: MSTEHTFLAIYLGSMNGEKMKAWHAMPEAERKAKEREGMAAWHGWVEKHKDVIVEIGGPLGKTRRIDRGGITEISNALTGFTVVRAASQEAAARLFENHPHFSIFPGEAVEVMPVLPIPQM, translated from the coding sequence ATGAGCACCGAACACACATTCCTCGCCATCTACCTCGGCAGCATGAACGGCGAGAAGATGAAGGCTTGGCATGCGATGCCCGAGGCGGAACGCAAGGCAAAGGAGCGCGAGGGCATGGCCGCCTGGCACGGCTGGGTCGAGAAGCACAAGGACGTCATCGTCGAGATCGGCGGCCCGCTCGGCAAGACCCGCAGGATCGACCGCGGCGGCATCACCGAGATCAGCAATGCGCTGACCGGCTTCACCGTGGTGCGGGCGGCCTCGCAGGAGGCGGCAGCAAGACTGTTCGAGAACCACCCGCATTTTTCGATCTTCCCGGGCGAGGCGGTGGAGGTCATGCCTGTCTTGCCAATTCCGCAGATGTAG
- a CDS encoding YciI family protein, whose product MRFMMLMIPLGYETAPPDVQLDPERVAAMMRYNEALKDAGVLITLDGLHPPSMGARVSFATGEPVVTDGPFAEAKEVLGGYWMIEVVSRAEAIAWAKQCPASPNEIIEIRQVQEMADFSPDVQAAAAGFDDLKA is encoded by the coding sequence ATGCGATTCATGATGCTGATGATCCCGCTCGGTTACGAGACCGCACCGCCGGACGTTCAGCTCGACCCCGAGCGTGTGGCGGCCATGATGCGCTACAACGAGGCGCTGAAGGACGCGGGCGTGTTGATCACCCTCGACGGCCTGCATCCGCCGTCGATGGGCGCGCGGGTTTCGTTTGCGACCGGTGAGCCCGTCGTCACCGACGGCCCGTTCGCCGAAGCCAAGGAAGTCCTGGGCGGATACTGGATGATCGAGGTCGTCTCGCGGGCCGAGGCGATTGCCTGGGCAAAGCAGTGTCCGGCCTCGCCGAACGAAATCATCGAGATCCGGCAGGTGCAGGAGATGGCCGACTTTTCGCCCGACGTGCAGGCGGCCGCCGCCGGCTTTGACGACCTAAAGGCATAA
- a CDS encoding nuclear transport factor 2 family protein has translation MPDDHERLIRDLFAAYLANDRQRVADALADDFRFTSPFDDDLDKAAYFERCWRDSGWIARHDLERIFVRGEEAFVTYLCLATDGRSFRNTEFFTFAGGKVRRIDVYFGAARQDGRFLPQPR, from the coding sequence ATGCCCGACGACCATGAGCGCCTGATCCGAGACCTCTTCGCAGCCTATCTCGCCAACGACCGGCAGCGGGTCGCCGACGCACTGGCCGACGATTTCCGCTTCACCAGCCCGTTCGACGACGATCTCGACAAGGCCGCCTATTTCGAACGGTGCTGGCGTGACAGCGGCTGGATCGCACGCCATGACCTTGAGCGGATCTTCGTCCGAGGCGAGGAGGCCTTCGTTACCTATCTCTGCTTGGCGACAGATGGCAGGAGCTTTCGCAACACGGAGTTCTTCACCTTCGCAGGCGGCAAGGTCCGTCGCATCGACGTCTATTTCGGCGCGGCCCGGCAGGACGGTCGCTTCCTGCCGCAGCCGCGCTAG
- a CDS encoding glutathione binding-like protein codes for MDLYFSPLACSMATRVALYEAGAEANYLEVDPPTKTVLSDGSDFRAVNPIGLVPTLRTDEGVVLTENAAILQYVADRFPRSGLGAAAGIDRTRLHQWLCFIGTELHKGLFVPVLDRKAPQEAKAYVLEKNLSRLDYLDNYLKGRDFLLDHFSVADAYLVTVINWTMATPPIELAKWPNVKAYYERLRQRPSVAKAVAVEFELYKAELARKKAAA; via the coding sequence ATGGATCTCTATTTCTCGCCGCTCGCCTGCTCGATGGCGACCCGCGTCGCGCTGTACGAAGCCGGCGCCGAGGCGAACTATCTCGAAGTCGACCCGCCGACCAAGACAGTGCTGAGCGACGGCTCCGACTTCCGCGCCGTCAATCCGATCGGCCTGGTGCCGACGCTGCGCACCGACGAGGGCGTGGTTCTGACCGAGAACGCGGCGATCCTGCAATACGTCGCCGACCGCTTCCCGCGGTCCGGGCTTGGCGCCGCCGCAGGCATCGACCGCACGCGTCTGCATCAATGGCTGTGCTTCATCGGCACCGAGCTGCACAAAGGCCTGTTCGTGCCCGTGCTCGACCGTAAGGCGCCGCAAGAAGCCAAGGCCTATGTGCTGGAGAAGAACCTGTCGCGGCTCGACTATCTCGACAACTACCTGAAGGGGCGCGACTTCCTGCTCGATCATTTCAGCGTGGCGGATGCCTATCTCGTCACCGTCATCAACTGGACCATGGCGACGCCGCCGATCGAGCTTGCGAAATGGCCGAACGTGAAGGCCTATTACGAGCGCCTGCGGCAGCGGCCGTCGGTCGCGAAGGCGGTTGCTGTGGAGTTCGAGCTGTACAAGGCCGAGCTCGCACGCAAGAAGGCGGCGGCGTAG